One Clostridiaceae bacterium DNA segment encodes these proteins:
- a CDS encoding GNAT family N-acetyltransferase, producing the protein MTVNKYDCFTIRKAIKDDAEAILNITRESFIKYVKDSGLTVAIEALTESLDDIVNDIDKKDVYILLVNKKPVGSIRVEILQDGSAYISRFGVLPEYQNLGIGKSLLEHVENALKTRGVKKIVLHTASKNKDLICFYYSRGFYVDSTTKERGYIRALMVKELE; encoded by the coding sequence ATGACAGTTAACAAATATGATTGTTTTACAATCAGAAAAGCTATAAAAGATGATGCAGAAGCCATATTGAATATAACCAGGGAATCTTTCATCAAATATGTGAAGGATTCCGGATTGACTGTGGCAATCGAGGCCCTTACCGAATCCCTTGATGATATTGTTAATGATATTGATAAAAAAGATGTATATATTTTATTAGTAAACAAAAAACCTGTTGGTTCAATAAGGGTGGAAATTTTGCAGGATGGCTCAGCTTACATTAGCAGATTTGGAGTTTTGCCAGAATACCAGAATCTTGGAATAGGCAAATCACTTCTTGAGCACGTTGAAAATGCCTTAAAAACAAGAGGTGTGAAAAAAATTGTGCTTCACACGGCATCAAAAAATAAAGATTTAATATGCTTTTATTACAGCAGAGGGTTTTATGTCGACTCTACTACAAAAGAACGGGGATATATCAGGGCACTTATGGTAAAGGAGCTGGAATAG
- the argF gene encoding ornithine carbamoyltransferase, with protein sequence MKHLLSLNDLSLQEIEEIFRLSEKLKRQFKEGVQHHLLKGKTLGMIFTKSSTRTRVSFEVGMYQLGGYALFLSSNDIQLGRGETIYDTAQVLSRYLDGIMIRTYKQKDVEDLAEFGSIPVINGLTDLMHPCQVLADLFTVYEAKGTLKGLKMAYVGDGNNVANSLLHGCAKVGMDISVATPAGFECNDSIVQEALASAEVSGSRIVLTHHPEEAVKDADVVYTDTWVSMGQEAEKEERIKIFKPYQVNKELFSLAKDDAIFLHCLPAYRGFEVTEEIIDGPQSMIFEEAENRLHVQKAIMVLLMG encoded by the coding sequence ATGAAGCATTTATTGTCCTTAAACGACCTTTCACTTCAGGAAATAGAAGAGATATTCAGACTTTCTGAAAAACTAAAAAGGCAGTTTAAAGAAGGAGTCCAGCACCATTTACTGAAAGGGAAAACTTTGGGCATGATTTTTACCAAATCTTCCACAAGAACAAGAGTTTCTTTCGAAGTAGGAATGTATCAGCTGGGAGGCTATGCCCTGTTCCTGAGCTCCAACGATATACAGCTTGGAAGAGGAGAGACAATTTATGACACTGCCCAGGTATTGTCAAGATATCTGGACGGAATAATGATAAGAACATATAAGCAAAAAGATGTTGAAGATCTTGCTGAATTTGGCAGTATTCCCGTAATTAACGGTCTGACTGATCTTATGCATCCATGCCAGGTGCTGGCGGACCTGTTTACTGTATATGAAGCAAAGGGAACATTAAAAGGCTTGAAAATGGCCTATGTTGGTGACGGCAATAACGTGGCTAATTCACTCCTTCACGGTTGTGCCAAAGTTGGTATGGATATTTCAGTCGCCACCCCCGCCGGATTTGAGTGTAATGACAGTATTGTTCAGGAAGCCCTGGCATCAGCTGAAGTATCAGGCTCCAGGATAGTGCTTACTCACCATCCTGAAGAAGCGGTAAAGGATGCTGACGTAGTATACACAGATACATGGGTAAGTATGGGACAGGAAGCTGAAAAAGAAGAAAGGATAAAAATATTCAAACCATATCAAGTAAATAAAGAATTGTTCTCATTGGCAAAGGATGATGCCATATTCCTGCACTGCCTGCCTGCATACAGGGGTTTTGAAGTTACTGAAGAGATAATTGACGGACCTCAGTCAATGATTTTTGAAGAGGCAGAAAACAGGTTGCATGTGCAAAAAGCTATCATGGTACTGCTTATGGGTTAG